One genomic region from Haloterrigena gelatinilytica encodes:
- a CDS encoding DUF7289 family protein produces the protein MDRRSTPTAGLGLDDRGVSEVVAFILTFAIILGSVGLLYTTAFGAMMDYQANEQETNAVRAMDSLTDNFNDVLRSNGVNQRYGELSLRDGQSTTGSGGTALNISINGRDPIGTKSGDQRFAGYGDNVTAELGEFAYESDDSTIAYEGGGLVRGDETGSVVLREPQLRCKPAQKTAIISLVAISADDRSVQASSALGVTMTVEDRSSKIYTGVDNVTIEREDDGAYEAAWDDILSGWSEDDGGCGDFDGDGRVVVTIVEADIDY, from the coding sequence ATGGATCGGCGATCCACACCGACGGCGGGCCTGGGACTCGACGACCGCGGGGTCTCCGAAGTCGTCGCCTTCATCCTCACCTTCGCGATCATCCTCGGCTCGGTCGGCTTGCTATACACGACCGCGTTCGGGGCGATGATGGATTACCAGGCGAACGAACAGGAGACCAACGCCGTGCGCGCGATGGATTCGCTGACGGACAACTTCAACGACGTGCTCCGCTCGAACGGCGTCAACCAGCGCTACGGTGAGCTCTCGCTTCGAGACGGGCAGAGCACGACCGGAAGCGGCGGAACGGCGCTCAATATCTCGATTAACGGTCGCGACCCGATCGGTACCAAGAGCGGCGATCAGCGGTTCGCCGGCTACGGCGACAACGTCACCGCTGAACTCGGCGAATTCGCCTACGAATCGGACGACAGCACGATCGCGTACGAGGGCGGCGGTCTCGTTCGCGGGGACGAGACCGGAAGCGTCGTCCTCCGAGAACCGCAGCTGCGGTGTAAGCCGGCCCAAAAGACGGCGATCATCTCGCTGGTCGCCATCTCCGCCGACGACCGGTCGGTCCAAGCTAGCAGCGCGCTCGGCGTGACGATGACCGTCGAAGATCGCAGCAGTAAGATCTATACTGGCGTCGATAACGTGACTATCGAACGCGAAGACGACGGCGCGTACGAAGCCGCCTGGGACGACATCCTGTCGGGATGGAGCGAGGACGACGGCGGCTGCGGTGACTTCGACGGCGACGGTCGCGTCGTCGTCACGATCGTCGAAGCCGATATCGACTACTGA
- a CDS encoding Hpt domain-containing protein, which produces MTDYLTDFVQESEERITELNNALLTLERDPTDDEAMENIFRVAHTLKGNCGAMGLEPASDLAHAIEDLLDAVRQGGLEVTPELMDVVFDAVDELETMIDEVAAGGEIETDPSATIAALRDQLEAADGLAAIATPSTDEIDAVAERFDPPADDEHHAYLVRLAIAERDGVNSGKLVVDALIDAFDLIGTQPPRDEIEAGEYDGTFDAVFGSAVGRSAITSGLEPVEEVADFELVDISDRFDARSDDSDAAAEPGEGISTEDAADLEVDDLLDEFDEFDNLDEMVEDVDDDELEAFEEMGEAGSFDDLLDDDDLEVDGELGEPAVDPIEDDATADDASEQAADDASADAEADDVDDANAVFNELKDEVEMVGFDELQDELEELEFDEFDSDDEVDMDELLGEDADADDAFLAGPEPTEDDVDDLLVDAGDDDENEDESATDAVTDDELDELLAGDEEAPADAATDEGVDDLLAGGDDDPADAATDDDLEDLFAGDEEASAGAATDDEFDDLFADDEDAVDKPTDDADIEAVAETDPSAKAESAAESASAAETEPTTDSASTAVDTEAQTDAADDDLESATVAESDPDREDDPAVDDPSTLPESDDAIEATPEPGDGGDALEDESDAESTDLETPDTAVETDGTDDESVEADFEPEEATDERDETFGDDAVTADSAGDGQTADDAEGEFADDLETSFEDEFESPASADDSSDDPFAADDDEDDPFADDDPFADEDDPFADDAADDAFGEGDAFAADDPFADESFDTEFESPDDEFDDVTAATDADAGSVDEVVDGFDDSFGDEDGEAATDSSAETPSFDDAGADDGDESAAEVVHRIEEPTFENPGLTVQESTDRPDADEQTDEIQSVRVDIDQIDSLLTLVEGLVTSRVRLRHTATESEATDALETELDDLEDLTTDLQETVMDIRLVPLQTVASRLPRVVRDIARDQDKEVAFEMTGEDVELDRSILDRIGDPLIHLVRNAVDHGIEPPEEREAADKPREGSVEVHADRSRDRVRITVEDDGSGLDPDRLRDEAVEAGVRSEDEVTNMSDDEAYDLIFHPGLSTADEVTDVSGRGVGMDVVKRTIEDLDGTVAIDSEAGEGTTVTMTLPVSVAIDDILFIECGGEEFGVPTKAVQDIESAATLETVDGRRVLTDGDDTYSVIELDDVLETPRASANGDGMVVRIRDDVRSVALHCDHVYGQQEVVVKPFEGFMSDIPGLSGATVRGRGEVVNILDVTTL; this is translated from the coding sequence ATGACTGACTATCTAACCGACTTCGTTCAGGAGAGCGAAGAACGAATTACGGAACTGAACAACGCGTTGCTCACGCTCGAGCGCGACCCGACCGACGACGAGGCGATGGAGAACATCTTCCGGGTCGCACACACGCTCAAGGGCAACTGTGGCGCGATGGGACTCGAGCCGGCGAGCGATCTCGCCCACGCGATCGAGGATCTGCTCGACGCCGTCCGGCAGGGCGGCCTCGAGGTGACGCCCGAACTGATGGACGTCGTCTTCGACGCGGTCGACGAACTCGAGACGATGATCGACGAGGTCGCGGCCGGCGGCGAGATCGAGACCGATCCGTCGGCGACGATCGCGGCCCTTCGAGACCAGCTCGAGGCCGCCGACGGGCTCGCCGCGATCGCGACGCCATCGACCGACGAGATCGACGCCGTCGCCGAGCGGTTCGATCCGCCGGCCGACGACGAACACCACGCCTACCTGGTGCGGCTCGCGATCGCCGAGCGGGACGGCGTCAACAGCGGCAAGCTCGTCGTCGACGCGTTGATCGACGCGTTCGATCTGATCGGAACCCAGCCGCCACGAGACGAGATCGAGGCCGGCGAGTACGACGGCACGTTCGACGCCGTCTTCGGCAGCGCGGTCGGGAGATCCGCGATCACGTCCGGCCTCGAGCCGGTCGAGGAGGTCGCCGACTTCGAACTCGTCGACATCAGCGACCGGTTCGACGCCCGTTCCGACGACTCGGACGCGGCCGCCGAACCGGGTGAGGGGATCTCCACGGAAGACGCCGCGGATCTCGAGGTCGACGACCTGCTCGACGAGTTCGACGAGTTCGACAACTTAGACGAGATGGTCGAGGACGTCGACGACGACGAACTCGAGGCCTTCGAGGAGATGGGCGAGGCCGGCTCGTTCGACGATCTCCTCGACGACGACGACCTCGAGGTCGACGGCGAACTCGGGGAGCCGGCGGTCGATCCGATCGAGGACGACGCGACGGCCGACGACGCGAGCGAGCAGGCGGCCGACGATGCGTCGGCCGACGCCGAAGCGGACGACGTCGACGACGCCAACGCCGTCTTCAACGAACTCAAAGACGAGGTCGAGATGGTCGGCTTCGACGAGCTGCAGGACGAACTCGAGGAACTCGAGTTCGACGAGTTCGACAGCGACGACGAGGTCGATATGGACGAACTCCTCGGCGAGGACGCCGACGCCGACGACGCGTTCCTCGCGGGGCCGGAACCGACCGAGGACGACGTCGACGACCTTCTGGTCGACGCCGGCGACGATGACGAGAACGAGGACGAATCGGCGACCGACGCCGTAACGGACGACGAACTCGACGAGTTGCTGGCCGGCGACGAAGAAGCGCCCGCCGATGCAGCGACCGACGAGGGGGTCGACGACCTGCTTGCTGGCGGCGACGACGACCCCGCCGACGCGGCGACGGACGACGACCTCGAGGACCTGTTCGCAGGCGACGAGGAAGCGTCCGCTGGCGCAGCGACGGACGATGAGTTCGACGATCTGTTCGCGGACGACGAGGACGCCGTTGACAAGCCGACGGACGACGCCGATATCGAAGCGGTCGCCGAAACGGATCCGTCCGCAAAAGCGGAGTCGGCGGCTGAATCAGCGTCCGCCGCCGAAACAGAGCCGACCACCGACTCGGCGTCAACCGCGGTCGATACGGAGGCGCAAACCGACGCGGCCGACGACGATCTCGAGTCCGCGACGGTTGCGGAAAGCGATCCCGACCGCGAGGACGACCCCGCGGTCGACGATCCGTCGACGCTACCGGAGTCGGACGACGCGATCGAAGCGACGCCGGAACCGGGAGACGGCGGCGACGCGCTCGAGGACGAGTCAGACGCCGAGTCGACCGATCTCGAGACGCCCGATACCGCCGTCGAGACCGACGGTACGGACGACGAATCCGTCGAGGCGGACTTCGAACCCGAGGAGGCGACCGACGAACGCGACGAGACGTTCGGCGACGACGCCGTCACGGCCGACTCCGCCGGCGACGGACAGACCGCGGACGACGCCGAGGGCGAGTTCGCCGACGATCTCGAGACGAGCTTCGAGGACGAGTTCGAGTCGCCGGCGTCGGCCGACGACTCGAGCGACGACCCGTTCGCCGCTGACGATGACGAAGACGATCCGTTCGCGGACGACGACCCGTTTGCGGACGAGGACGATCCGTTCGCGGACGACGCGGCGGACGATGCCTTCGGCGAAGGCGACGCGTTCGCGGCGGACGATCCCTTTGCCGACGAGTCGTTCGACACCGAGTTCGAGTCGCCGGACGACGAGTTCGACGACGTGACCGCCGCGACCGACGCCGACGCGGGGTCAGTCGACGAGGTCGTCGACGGCTTCGACGATTCGTTCGGTGACGAGGACGGCGAGGCGGCGACCGACTCGAGTGCGGAAACGCCGTCGTTCGACGACGCCGGGGCCGACGACGGCGACGAATCGGCAGCGGAGGTCGTCCACCGGATCGAGGAACCGACCTTCGAGAACCCCGGGCTGACGGTTCAGGAGTCGACGGACCGACCGGACGCCGACGAGCAAACCGACGAGATCCAGTCGGTCAGGGTCGACATCGACCAGATCGACTCGCTGCTGACCCTCGTCGAGGGGCTGGTCACGAGCCGCGTTCGGCTCCGCCACACCGCGACCGAAAGCGAGGCGACCGACGCGCTCGAGACGGAACTCGACGACCTGGAGGACCTGACGACGGACCTCCAGGAGACGGTGATGGACATCCGACTGGTCCCCTTGCAGACGGTCGCGAGCCGACTGCCGCGGGTCGTCCGCGACATCGCGCGCGATCAGGACAAGGAGGTCGCCTTCGAGATGACCGGCGAGGACGTCGAGCTCGACCGCAGTATCCTAGACCGGATCGGCGACCCGCTGATCCACCTGGTTCGCAACGCCGTCGACCACGGCATCGAACCGCCCGAGGAGCGCGAAGCGGCCGACAAACCGCGCGAGGGATCCGTCGAGGTCCACGCCGACCGGTCTCGAGACCGGGTGCGGATCACCGTCGAGGACGACGGGAGCGGCCTCGATCCGGACCGGCTTCGCGACGAAGCCGTCGAGGCCGGCGTCCGCTCCGAGGACGAGGTCACGAACATGTCCGACGACGAGGCGTACGACCTCATCTTCCACCCCGGGCTCTCGACGGCGGACGAGGTGACCGACGTCAGCGGCCGCGGCGTCGGCATGGACGTCGTCAAGCGGACGATCGAAGACCTCGACGGCACGGTCGCGATCGACAGCGAGGCCGGCGAGGGGACGACCGTGACGATGACGCTCCCGGTGTCGGTCGCCATCGACGACATCCTGTTCATCGAGTGCGGCGGCGAGGAGTTCGGGGTGCCGACGAAGGCCGTCCAAGACATCGAATCGGCCGCCACCCTCGAGACCGTCGACGGACGGCGGGTCCTCACCGACGGCGACGACACCTACTCCGTCATCGAACTCGACGACGTCCTCGAGACGCCGCGAGCGAGCGCCAACGGCGACGGGATGGTCGTGCGGATCCGCGACGACGTCCGGTCGGTCGCCCTTCACTGTGACCACGTGTACGGCCAACAGGAAGTCGTCGTCAAGCCCTTCGAAGGCTTCATGAGCGATATTCCTGGACTCAGCGGAGCGACGGTGCGAGGACGGGGGGAAGTGGTCAACATACTAGACGTGACAACACTATGA
- a CDS encoding CheR family methyltransferase, with product MSDAAFDELLEFVEDELAFATSHYNDSYLDRRVSSRMRRTQSETYATYLETLRDDPEEQTALLEAMSINVTGFFRNPDVWDGIREVLQRLTATNETVRVWSAACADGREPYSVAMLAHDDPEIDESSVSILGTDISEPALETARSGVYEESRTVDLADQLGYLNDYDAYVERDDRTFRIDPAVKRNVTFACHDLINDDPKTGFDLVICRNLFIYIDNEYKQSMLATIAQSLRQQGYLVIGKAETIPPNLKSAFTVRDARLRIYHRDTLETASLTGERTPSK from the coding sequence ATGAGCGACGCGGCGTTCGACGAACTCCTCGAGTTCGTCGAGGACGAACTCGCCTTCGCGACGAGCCACTACAACGACAGCTACCTCGATCGGCGCGTCTCCTCGCGAATGCGCCGGACCCAGTCCGAGACGTACGCCACGTACCTCGAGACCCTCCGGGACGATCCCGAGGAACAGACCGCGCTGCTCGAGGCGATGAGCATCAACGTCACCGGGTTCTTCCGCAATCCCGACGTCTGGGACGGGATCCGAGAGGTCCTGCAACGGCTGACCGCGACCAACGAGACCGTCCGCGTCTGGAGCGCCGCCTGCGCCGACGGGCGGGAACCCTACTCCGTGGCGATGCTCGCCCACGACGACCCCGAGATCGACGAATCGTCGGTCTCGATTCTCGGCACCGACATCAGCGAACCCGCGCTCGAGACGGCCCGGTCGGGCGTCTACGAGGAATCCCGGACCGTCGACCTCGCCGACCAGCTCGGCTATCTCAACGACTACGACGCGTACGTCGAGCGCGACGACCGAACCTTCCGGATCGATCCCGCCGTCAAACGGAACGTCACGTTCGCGTGCCACGACCTGATCAACGACGACCCCAAGACCGGATTCGATCTGGTCATCTGCCGGAACCTGTTTATCTACATCGACAACGAGTACAAGCAGTCGATGTTGGCGACGATCGCTCAGTCGCTCCGACAACAGGGGTACCTCGTTATCGGGAAGGCCGAGACGATCCCTCCGAACCTCAAATCCGCGTTCACCGTCCGCGACGCTCGGCTTCGCATCTACCACCGAGACACGCTGGAAACGGCCTCGCTGACCGGCGAACGGACACCGTCGAAGTAG
- a CDS encoding DUF7266 family protein — protein MIRRPDHTSDRGMSIALTHVLTIGITTILIAMLLMAGSTMLESETERSTETALETVGDRLAGDIDNVDRMAAGGENASTVSLISDQPRTVASTGYTIAALPGDQCQEAPLLDGSNPCLELDATSTDVTVYVPVKITDGVVLEGTVQSGKIEIVYDGSGSRIELTEADR, from the coding sequence ATGATCCGCCGTCCCGACCACACGTCCGACCGCGGGATGTCCATCGCGCTCACGCACGTCCTCACGATCGGTATCACGACGATCCTCATCGCCATGCTGTTGATGGCCGGCAGCACGATGCTCGAGTCCGAGACCGAGCGATCGACCGAAACCGCCCTCGAGACCGTCGGCGACCGACTGGCGGGCGATATCGACAACGTCGATCGGATGGCCGCCGGCGGAGAGAACGCGTCCACCGTCTCGCTTATTTCTGACCAGCCGCGGACAGTCGCGAGTACGGGGTATACTATCGCTGCGTTACCGGGAGACCAGTGTCAGGAAGCACCACTGCTCGACGGTTCGAATCCCTGTCTCGAGTTGGACGCCACGAGTACCGACGTAACGGTTTACGTTCCGGTGAAGATCACCGACGGAGTCGTCCTCGAGGGAACGGTTCAAAGCGGCAAGATCGAGATCGTATATGATGGCTCTGGCAGTCGAATCGAACTCACGGAGGCGGACAGATAA
- a CDS encoding chemotaxis protein CheC codes for MTLMVDIRKLSFINEMAKVGTNGVADNMSKLTGEDAQMEVTKTNFIDVDDIESQLDSGKRVGVRVRLLDPPHGHILILFPEASAKKITAIMLRDVVDDMSDVSGKMARSAVEEMGNMMASGFIDGWADVLGRAIDIAAPQLVYAPTGDIVTRTAGLGGDDLALFFDSDLTVPSYQIEAEIYAFPDLEEFVEMVNGIEVQHA; via the coding sequence ATGACGCTAATGGTCGATATTCGAAAGCTGAGTTTCATCAACGAAATGGCGAAGGTCGGGACGAACGGCGTCGCCGACAACATGAGCAAGCTCACCGGCGAGGACGCCCAGATGGAGGTGACGAAGACGAACTTCATCGACGTCGACGACATCGAGTCCCAGCTGGACTCGGGCAAGCGAGTCGGCGTCCGCGTCCGGCTGCTCGATCCGCCCCACGGCCACATCCTCATCCTCTTCCCCGAGGCCAGCGCCAAGAAGATCACGGCGATCATGCTCCGGGACGTCGTCGACGACATGTCGGACGTCTCGGGCAAGATGGCCAGAAGCGCCGTCGAGGAGATGGGCAACATGATGGCGAGCGGCTTCATCGACGGCTGGGCCGACGTGCTCGGGCGCGCGATCGACATCGCCGCGCCACAGCTCGTCTACGCACCGACGGGCGATATCGTCACCCGAACCGCCGGGCTCGGCGGCGACGATCTCGCGCTGTTCTTCGACTCGGATCTGACCGTTCCGAGCTACCAGATCGAAGCCGAAATCTACGCCTTCCCCGACTTGGAGGAGTTCGTCGAGATGGTCAACGGCATCGAAGTCCAGCACGCATGA
- a CDS encoding chemotaxis protein CheD: MKTYGTEPGAPTPVQVGISELVVSDGDDTLKSYGLGSCLAIALYDPDSDIGGLAHVMLPDGDTADNSDRKPGKYADTAIRALLRRMVEQGASYTTVEAKIAGGSDMFEFESFGDGVGQRNIAAAKEELEKLGVPLIAEDVGGEYGRTVEFTPGTGTLLVKTADESAENGRVEL; this comes from the coding sequence ATGAAGACGTACGGAACCGAACCGGGCGCGCCGACGCCGGTCCAGGTCGGGATCTCCGAACTGGTCGTCAGCGACGGCGACGATACGCTCAAATCCTACGGGCTGGGCTCGTGTCTCGCGATCGCCCTCTACGACCCCGACAGCGACATCGGCGGACTGGCCCACGTTATGCTCCCCGACGGCGACACCGCCGACAACAGCGACCGAAAACCCGGCAAGTACGCCGACACCGCGATCCGGGCGCTGTTGCGACGGATGGTCGAGCAGGGAGCCAGCTACACCACCGTCGAGGCCAAGATCGCCGGCGGCAGCGACATGTTCGAATTCGAGAGCTTCGGCGACGGCGTCGGCCAGCGCAACATCGCCGCCGCCAAGGAGGAACTCGAGAAGCTCGGCGTCCCCCTGATCGCCGAGGACGTCGGCGGCGAGTACGGGCGAACCGTCGAGTTCACGCCCGGAACGGGGACGCTCCTCGTCAAAACGGCCGACGAAAGCGCCGAGAACGGACGGGTGGAGCTATGA
- a CDS encoding chemotaxis protein CheC: MKLDVNALGTFYRMAREGAGLAAGRLTHMTGVETQVGVTKLNFMRGREIQRDFEDSTAKVGVRVKLTGAIEGYSMIVFERENAFRIVETLLAESDEVEIDVDGEFDEMTRSAATEVGHIMNSGFIDGWADVLETVIDVSTPEFVQGATAEPFFGDINEAPDDDDLALLFQSRIETVGTEVGFSHYLFPKRESMSALLDRLRTSGGIEYDKLDGFDRMAERGAEEVAKTATTLTGIDTSVEIRRLNFVSLEAIPEQVADQKLVGVAFEFDGMPSGYLLFLFDEESAHEIVDAMVPMEVDEDGFGEMGTSAIKELGNIMASGFLDGWANVLDTTIDHSTPEFIHDMGAAAVDPVIIQLGENQEFAFVFDTVVVADGREFDCEVYAIPDEADLERALNNLDVDRIEETPTTAEFQEVNNS; the protein is encoded by the coding sequence ATGAAACTCGACGTCAACGCACTCGGAACCTTCTACCGAATGGCCCGAGAGGGCGCCGGACTGGCCGCGGGGCGGCTGACCCACATGACCGGGGTCGAAACGCAGGTCGGCGTCACGAAACTCAACTTCATGCGCGGCCGCGAGATCCAGCGGGATTTCGAGGATTCGACGGCGAAAGTCGGCGTGCGAGTCAAGCTCACCGGCGCCATCGAGGGCTACTCGATGATCGTCTTCGAACGCGAGAACGCGTTCCGGATCGTCGAGACGCTGCTCGCCGAATCGGACGAGGTCGAAATCGACGTCGACGGCGAGTTCGACGAAATGACGCGCAGCGCCGCGACAGAGGTGGGTCACATCATGAACAGCGGCTTCATCGACGGCTGGGCCGACGTCCTAGAGACCGTCATCGACGTCTCGACGCCCGAGTTCGTCCAGGGGGCGACCGCGGAACCCTTCTTCGGGGACATCAACGAGGCGCCCGACGACGACGACCTCGCCTTGCTCTTCCAGAGCCGGATCGAGACCGTCGGCACCGAAGTCGGCTTCAGCCACTACCTCTTCCCGAAGCGGGAGTCGATGTCCGCGCTGCTCGACCGCCTGCGGACCAGCGGCGGCATCGAGTACGACAAACTCGACGGCTTCGACCGCATGGCCGAGCGCGGCGCCGAGGAGGTCGCGAAGACGGCGACGACGCTGACCGGCATCGACACCAGCGTCGAGATCCGGCGGCTGAACTTCGTCTCGCTCGAGGCGATCCCCGAACAGGTGGCCGACCAGAAACTCGTCGGCGTCGCCTTCGAGTTCGACGGCATGCCCAGCGGTTATCTGCTCTTCCTGTTCGACGAGGAGTCGGCCCACGAGATCGTCGACGCGATGGTTCCGATGGAGGTCGACGAGGACGGGTTCGGCGAGATGGGGACCAGCGCGATCAAGGAACTGGGCAACATCATGGCCAGCGGCTTCCTCGACGGCTGGGCGAACGTCCTCGACACGACGATCGACCACTCGACGCCGGAGTTCATCCACGACATGGGCGCCGCCGCCGTCGACCCCGTGATCATCCAGCTCGGGGAGAACCAGGAGTTCGCGTTCGTCTTCGACACGGTCGTCGTCGCCGACGGCCGGGAGTTCGACTGCGAGGTGTACGCGATCCCGGACGAAGCCGACCTCGAGCGGGCGCTGAACAACCTCGACGTCGATCGGATCGAAGAGACGCCGACGACGGCCGAGTTCCAGGAAGTCAACAACTCATGA